In Gymnogyps californianus isolate 813 chromosome 29, ASM1813914v2, whole genome shotgun sequence, the following are encoded in one genomic region:
- the VANGL2 gene encoding vang-like protein 2 gives MDNESQYSGYSYKSGHSRSSRKHRDRRDRHRSKSRDGSRGDKSVTIQAPGEPLLDNESTRGDERDDNWGETTTVVTGTSEHSISHDDITRITKDMEDSAHLDCSRHLGVSLAGALALLAFLTPLAFMLLPQLLWREELEPCGTPCEGLFISVAFKLLILLLGSWALFFRRPKAFFPRVFVFRALLMVLVFLLVVSYWLFYGVRILDSRDRNYQGVVQYAVSLVDALLFVHYLAVVLLELRQLQPQFTLKAVRSADGASRFYNIGHLSIQRAAMWILENYYHDFPVYNPALLNLPKSVLSKKMSGFKVYSLGEENTTNNSTGQSRAVIAAAARRRDNSHNEYYYEEAEHERRVRKRRARLVVAVEEAFTHIKRLQEEDQKNPREIMDPREAAQAIFASMARAMQKYLRTTKQQPYHTMESILQHLEFCITHDMTPKAFLERYLTAGPTIQYHKDRWLAKQWTLVSEEPVTNGLKDGVVFVLKRQDFSLVVSTKKIPFFKLSEEFVDPKSHKFVMRLQSETSV, from the exons ATGGACAATGAGTCGCAGTACTCGGGATATTCCTACAAGTCCGGGCATTCCCGCAGCTCCCGCAAGCACAG GGACCGGCGGGACCGGCATCGCTCAAAAAGCCGGGACGGGAGCCGCGGGGACAAGTCGGTGACCATCCAAGCGCCGGGCGAGCCCTTGTTGGACAATGAGTCGACCCGGGGGGATGAGAGG GATGACAACTGGGGCGAGACCACCACGGTGGTGACGGGGACGTCGGAGCACAGCATCTCGCACGATGACATCACCCGCATCACCAAGGACATGGAGGACAGCGCCCACCTGGACTGCTCCCGGCACCTGGGCGTCTCGCTGGCCGGGGCGCTGGCGCTGCTTGCCTTCCTCACCCCCCTCGCCTTCATGCTCCTGCCCCAACTGCTGTGGCGGGAGGAGCTGGAGCCCTGCGGGACACCCTGCGAGGGGCTCTTCATCTCCGTGGCCTTCAAACTCCTCATCCTCCTGCTGGGCAGCTGGGCTCTCTTCTTCCGTCGCCCCAAAGCTTTCTTCCCTCGCGTCTTCGTCTTCCGAGCGTTGCTCATGGTGCTCGTCTTCCTCCTCGTCGTCTCCTACTGGCTTTTTTACGGCGTGCGGATCCTGGACTCGCGGGACCGCAACTACCAGGGGGTGGTGCAGTACGCCGTCTCGCTGGTGGACGCGCTGCTCTTCGTGCACTACCTGGCCgtggtgctgctggagctgcgccagctccagccccagttCACCCTCAAAGCCGTCCGCTCCGCCGACGGGGCCAGCCGCTTCTACAACATCGGTCATCTCAG CATCCAGCGAGCAGCCATGTGGATCCTGGAGAACTATTACCACGATTTCCCGGTCTACAACCCTGCCCTCCTCAACCTGCCAAAATCCGTCCTGTCCAAGAAAATGTCCGGGTTTAAAGTCTATTCCCTCGGCGAGG aaaaCACAACGAACAACTCCACGGGCCAGTCCCGGGCCGTCATCGCGGCGGCTGCCCGGAGGCGCGACAACAGCCACAACGAGTATTACTATGAGGAGGCAGAGCACGAGCGCAGGGTGCGGAAACGCCGCGCCAG GCTGGTGGTGGCGGTGGAAGAAGCCTTCACCCACATCAagcggctgcaggaggaggaccAGAAGAACCCGCGGGAGATCATGGACCCGCGGGAGGCGGCTCAGGCCATCTTCGCCTCCATGGCCCGGGCCATGCAGAAGTACCTGCGTACCACCAAGCAGCAGCCCTACCACACCatggagagcatcctgcagcacCTCGAGTTCTGCATCACCCACGACATGACGCCCAAG GCGTTCCTTGAGCGGTACCTGACGGCTGGGCCCACCATCCAGTACCACAAGGACCGCTGGCTGGCCAAGCAGTGGACGCTGGTCAGCGAGGAGCCGGTGACGAACGGCCTGAAAGATGGGGTGGTCTTCGTGCTGAAGCGCCAGGACTTCAGCCTCGTGGTGAGCACCAAGAAGATCCCTTTCTTCAAGCTCTCGGAGGAGTTCGTGGACCCCAAGTCGCACAAGTTCGTCATGAGGCTGCAGTCGGAGACCTCCGTGTGA